The following are encoded in a window of Spodoptera frugiperda isolate SF20-4 chromosome 3, AGI-APGP_CSIRO_Sfru_2.0, whole genome shotgun sequence genomic DNA:
- the LOC118274165 gene encoding mitochondrial inner membrane protein OXA1L yields the protein MFKLLSRHGRPRSAVINYISDKCFEVRKAKVYYVYSSAASVRFNSTVVSDAGKTATIVENIPEPPPVPDPSTLVDLTETVQTVAANGEPTLASLGLGGWSPIGLVQHCLEYLHISLDVPWWGAILIGTVCVRLIMFPLVIISQRNTAVMNNNLPEIQLLQMKMTEARQTGNQLEATRYAQEMVGFMKEKGLNPLKNMLVPLAQAPLFLSFFIGLRRMANCPVESMTYGGLAWFTDLTVPDQFFILPLITSATMWATIELGVDGGRLEAQNMVMMRYFLRAIPIVMIPFTINFPGAILVYWCSTNFISLLQVGLLKVPAVRDYFKIPKLIKHTPEALPMKKKGFIDGAKDSWTNMKISKELAERQRIDEMIFTKAGKGPLQKTYKFDPTKLSSVQAKSK from the coding sequence ATGTTCAAACTATTGAGCCGCCACGGCCGCCCACGAAGTGCTGTCATTAATTACATTTCTGATAAATGTTTTGAGGTTAGAAAAGCTAAGGTTTATTACGTATATTCCTCAGCAGCATCAGTAAGGTTTAATTCGACTGTTGTCAGCGATGCAGGCAAAACAGCAACCATTGTGGAAAATATACCAGAACCACCTCCAGTTCCTGATCCTTCGACCCTTGTCGACTTGACTGAAACAGTACAAACTGTGGCAGCAAATGGAGAGCCCACCTTAGCCAGCCTTGGTCTCGGAGGTTGGTCGCCCATTGGGTTAGTACAACATTGTTTGGAGTATCTACATATTTCCCTAGATGTACCTTGGTGGGGAGCAATTCTCATCGGTACCGTTTGCGTACGTTTAATCATGTTCCCGTTGGTCATAATATCGCAAAGAAACACAGCTGTGATGAATAACAATTTACCAGAAATCCAGCTTCTCCAAATGAAAATGACAGAAGCAAGACAGACTGGAAATCAGCTTGAAGCAACTCGGTATGCTCAAGAAATGGTTGGATTCATGAAAGAGAAAGGTTTAAATCCTCTGAAGAACATGTTGGTGCCTTTAGCTCAGGCTCCATTGTTTCTTTCATTCTTTATAGGACTGAGAAGGATGGCTAACTGCCCTGTGGAGAGTATGACTTACGGTGGTCTTGCCTGGTTCACAGATTTGACTGTGCCTGACCAATTTTTCATTCTGCCACTTATAACTAGTGCCACAATGTGGGCTACCATAGAATTGGGTGTGGATGGAGGTCGTCTTGAGGCACAGAACATGGTAATGATGAGATACTTCCTCAGAGCTATACCTATTGTCATGATTCCATTCACAATTAACTTCCCTGGGGCAATTTTAGTTTACTGGTGTTCCACTAACTTCATTTCTCTTCTTCAAGTTGGTTTACTTAAGGTACCAGCTGTAAGGGACTACTTTAAGATACCTAAACTAATTAAACACACACCAGAAGCCCTGCCAATGaagaaaaaaggttttattgatGGAGCTAAGGATTCCTGGACTAATATGAAGATCTCCAAAGAGTTGGCTGAAAGACAAAGGATAGATGAAATGATATTCACAAAAGCCGGCAAAGGGCCTCTACAGAAGACATACAAGTTTGACCCAACAAAGCTATCAAGTGTACAAGCAAagtctaaataa
- the LOC118274166 gene encoding U3 small nucleolar RNA-associated protein 15 homolog, producing MAHISYPFKKTSKAVYQKPASVVTEDNIYWKKLGSPVLVKEFGAIDYLDFSPVEPYYFAATCSVRVQVYDPITKVVAKNISKFVEAAYGATFRGDGRLLVAGSEEAAVKLFDVQSKNVLRVFTGHTGPVHRTLFTKDHVKVLSYSDDKSVCLWDIATEEKLATFAEHTDYVRAGAASPISPDIILSGSYDHSVKLYDCRSNETVLSVNHGSPVESTLFLPSGGIFISAGGTEIKVWDIFNGGKQLANISQHHKTVTTLRLASNNSRLLSASLDRHVKIYDISTFKVVHNIDFPNAVLSMAISKEDDTLAVGMIDGIISIRKREKPAKQSYEKRGLLKFVPDHVQTSLFEEDKQDLSKKISFKTPKGAEYDKFLRKMEFTKALSAGLKTYVATKFPEKTAALIQEMLRRKVLHVAMDGLNEKDIGTLLKYFKKNLGETRFTRVIIDAANVFVDVFENQVKTFSELNLWLYTSLMKEIEEEIEVCKKVSELEGTINLLMAGAQISNTSDTVDLNDTLAPSTKALKEIVIDV from the exons ATGGCACACATTTCATATCCATTTAAGAAAACAAGCAAAGCTGTTTATCAGAAGCCGGCTTCTGTTGTTACTGAggataatatttattggaagAAATTAGGA TCACCAGTTTTAGTGAAAGAGTTTGGTGCTATTGATTATTTGGACTTCAGTCCTGTGGAACCTTATTACTTCGCTGCGACATGCTCAGTCAGAGTACAG GTCTATGATCCAATTACAAAAGTAGTTGCGAAGAACATCTCAAAGTTTGTGGAAGCTGCGTATGGTGCTACATTCAGAGGTGATGGAAGGTTGTTGGTGGCTGGCAGTGAAGAGGCAGCCGTCAAGTTGTTTGATGTTCAGTCAAAGAATGTGCTTAGAGTGTTTACTGGACATACTGGCCCT GTTCACAGAACATTATTCACAAAGGATCATGTGAAAGTCCTAAGTTACTCAGATGACAAATCAGTTTGTCTATGGGACATAGCAACAGAGGAGAAGCTTGCTACTTTTGCTGAACACACAGATTATGTCAGAGCCGGAGCTGCCAGTCCCATCTCACCAGATATCATTTTATCTGGAAGTTATGACCATTCAGTAAAGTTGTATGACTGTAGATCAAATGAAACAGTACTTTCTGTGAACCATGGCAGTCCTGTGGAGTCTACATTATTCCTACCATCAGGAGGTATATTCATCAGTGCTGGTGGCACAGAAATTAAAGTATGGGACATCTTCAATGGGGGCAAACAACTGGCCAATATTTCTCAACATCATAAAACTGTCACCACATTACGACTGGCCAGTAACAACAGCAGACTGCTATCAGCCTCCTTGGACAGACATGTTAAGATTTATGACATATCAACTTTCAAAGTTGTTCACAATATTGACTTCCCTAATGCTGTATTGAGTATGGCTATCTCTAAAGAAGATGACACTCTAGCAGTTGGTATGATTGATGGAATTATATCTATTAGAAAAAGGGAAAAGCCAGCAAAACAATCTTATGAGAAAAGAGGCTTACTCAAGTTTGTTCCAGACCATGTCCAAACTTCACTGTTTGAGGAGGATAAGCAAgatttaagtaagaaaattagttttaaaacacCAAAAGGAGCCGAATATGATAAATTCCTTAGGAAAATGGAGTTCACGAAAGCTCTGTCAGCTGGTCTGAAGACTTATGTAGCCACTAAATTCCCGGAGAAGACAGCTGCTTTAATACAAGAGATGTTGAGAAGAAAGGTCTTACATGTAGCTATGGATGGCCTAAATGAAAAAGATATAGGAACATTACTAAAATACTTTAAGAAAAATCTAGGAGAGACAAGATTTACCAGGGTAATAATAGATGCAGCCAATGTGTTTGTTGATGTATTTGAAAATCAGGTTAAAACTTTTTCTGAATTAAATCTATGGTTATACACTTCTCTGATGAAAGAGATAGAAGAAGAAATAGAAGTTTGCAAGAAAGTGAGTGAGTTGGAAGGGACTATCAACCTTTTGATGGCCGGAGCGCAAATTAGTAATACCAGTGATACAGTGGATTTGAATGATACCCTAGCACCATCAACTAAAGCATTGAAGGAAATTGTTATTGATgtttag